One Pantoea eucalypti genomic region harbors:
- a CDS encoding O-acetylserine/cysteine exporter yields MSVKDMLLALCVVVAWGVNFVVIKLGLQGMPPFLLAGLRFSLVAFPAIFFVRRPPIPLRWLVVYGMTISFGQFAFLFLAIKLGMPAGLASLVLQAQAFFTLLLGALLLAEKLRWNHIVGIIIATLGMFMLATAGMEGQTSAGITLTTMMLTLSAALSWGLGNITNKIIMRNRSVPIMSLVVWSALVPVIPFFACSLLFDGEAAIVNSLLHIGLQTVLALFYLAFVATIVGYAIWGNLLSRYETWRVAPLSLLVPVVGIVTAALVLDEHLSGQQMLGAAVIILGLLVNVFGGVLGQRLAMRTQP; encoded by the coding sequence ATGTCGGTAAAAGATATGCTGTTAGCGCTGTGCGTGGTGGTGGCGTGGGGCGTGAATTTTGTGGTGATTAAGCTGGGGCTGCAGGGCATGCCGCCCTTTTTGCTCGCCGGACTGCGTTTCTCTCTGGTCGCCTTTCCCGCCATTTTCTTTGTGCGTCGCCCGCCGATCCCGCTGCGCTGGCTGGTCGTTTACGGCATGACCATCAGTTTTGGTCAGTTCGCGTTTCTGTTCCTGGCGATCAAACTTGGTATGCCAGCCGGTCTGGCCTCGCTGGTGCTGCAGGCGCAGGCCTTCTTTACCCTGTTGCTGGGCGCGCTGCTGCTGGCGGAAAAGCTGCGCTGGAATCATATTGTCGGGATTATCATCGCCACGCTGGGGATGTTTATGCTGGCAACAGCAGGCATGGAAGGGCAGACCAGCGCCGGTATTACGCTGACCACCATGATGCTGACACTCTCGGCGGCGCTGTCATGGGGGCTGGGCAATATCACTAATAAGATCATTATGCGGAACCGCAGTGTGCCGATCATGTCGCTGGTGGTCTGGAGTGCACTGGTACCGGTCATTCCCTTCTTTGCCTGCTCTCTGCTGTTTGATGGCGAGGCCGCCATCGTTAACAGCCTGCTGCATATCGGCCTGCAGACCGTGCTGGCGCTGTTCTATCTGGCGTTTGTCGCCACCATTGTGGGCTATGCCATCTGGGGGAATCTGCTAAGTCGCTATGAAACCTGGCGCGTCGCGCCGCTGTCGCTGCTGGTGCCGGTCGTGGGGATTGTTACCGCTGCACTGGTGCTGGATGAGCATCTCTCCGGGCAGCAGATGCTGGGCGCGGCAGTGATTATTCTGGGGTTGCTGGTCAATGTGTTTGGTGGCGTGCTGGGTCAGCGTTTAGCGATGAGAACGCAGCCGTAA
- a CDS encoding class II glutamine amidotransferase encodes MCRMILAYGQFDSAQILEAARAMSCGEGAEHDGPIKSHPNGWGCLWLEQGEIHTLHGTGPFADALPGIDVDRLRSRFLAVHVRHATLSKNQGIEFSHPLWRNSAGHQWYMMHNGFLPTIYRQLGLAESRFDSEEYLRYLVDQTTPADFTRDYLRAKMAQVEPGGSAGNAIFVTRDKAWAWQWYPHDTPWPDYFTMHFRQQDGCTLIASEPVTIPGSAGSWRRMNNHELYEIPFRE; translated from the coding sequence ATGTGCAGGATGATTCTGGCATATGGCCAGTTTGACAGCGCACAGATTCTGGAGGCAGCACGCGCCATGAGCTGCGGCGAAGGCGCCGAACACGATGGCCCGATCAAATCGCATCCCAATGGCTGGGGCTGTCTGTGGCTGGAACAGGGCGAGATTCACACCCTGCATGGCACCGGCCCGTTCGCAGACGCCCTGCCGGGTATTGACGTGGATCGTCTGCGCAGTCGGTTTCTGGCGGTTCATGTGCGTCACGCCACATTGAGCAAAAATCAGGGGATCGAGTTTTCGCATCCGCTGTGGCGCAACAGCGCCGGACATCAGTGGTACATGATGCATAACGGCTTTCTGCCGACCATTTACCGTCAGCTCGGCCTGGCGGAATCACGCTTCGATTCTGAAGAGTATCTGCGCTATTTAGTGGATCAGACCACCCCTGCTGATTTCACCCGGGACTATCTGCGCGCAAAGATGGCGCAGGTTGAGCCAGGCGGCAGCGCAGGCAATGCCATTTTCGTCACCCGCGACAAAGCCTGGGCGTGGCAGTGGTATCCGCACGACACCCCCTGGCCGGACTATTTTACGATGCATTTTCGGCAACAGGACGGTTGCACGCTGATCGCCTCTGAACCCGTGACAATACCAGGCAGCGCCGGCAGCTGGCGGCGAATGAATAATCATGAACTCTATGAAATACCGTTTAGGGAGTGA
- a CDS encoding YbaK/EbsC family protein — MTTFEKITALLDQHQASYRVVEHEAVGQTEQISQIRGNALGQAAKAMVLEVSMPDGAPSRQLLAIVPGDCRINFKNAARAIGGKKSSFAAPELAQALTDCVMGAVPPFSFDDRLALRVDSRLQQVGTLWFNAGELEKSIALAAEDYFRIVGDACCADIATPIAVTA, encoded by the coding sequence ATGACGACGTTTGAAAAGATTACTGCGCTGCTGGATCAGCATCAGGCCAGCTACCGTGTGGTGGAGCATGAGGCGGTAGGGCAAACCGAGCAGATCAGCCAGATACGCGGCAACGCACTGGGTCAGGCGGCCAAAGCGATGGTGCTGGAGGTGAGCATGCCGGATGGTGCGCCCTCGCGACAGCTGCTGGCCATTGTGCCGGGCGACTGCCGGATCAATTTTAAAAATGCGGCGCGCGCGATCGGTGGCAAAAAATCCTCTTTCGCCGCGCCCGAGCTGGCACAGGCACTGACCGACTGTGTCATGGGCGCTGTGCCGCCATTTAGTTTTGATGACCGGCTGGCGCTGCGGGTGGATTCCCGGCTGCAACAGGTCGGCACATTATGGTTTAACGCGGGCGAACTGGAGAAGTCGATCGCGCTGGCTGCAGAGGATTATTTTCGCATCGTGGGGGACGCGTGTTGTGCTGATATCGCCACCCCGATTGCGGTCACCGCCTGA